The Actinomadura graeca nucleotide sequence GCTCACCGGTCGATCTCCCTCGGGACCAGCAGCGCGACGGGCAGGTGGGCGAACAGGCGGGCGGCGTCGAGGCCGGGGCCCCACAGCGTCGCGCCGGTCAGGACGTCCCGCCAGCCCTGGCGGCCGACGTCCACCGTCGTCCCGGCCCAGCCGCCGCGGCGCTCCAGGCCCACCGGCAGGCGCGTCGCGACCGCGACGGCGCCGCCGCGGGCGAACGCCACGACGTGCTCGGCGGCGGGACCGTGCGCCGCGACGGGCTCATGCCGGGCGCCGGGGCCGAACCACTCGGGACGCGACCGGCGCAGCCGCAGCGTCCGGGAGGTGACCAGGAGCTTCTCGTCGTCCACGTCCTTCGGCTGCCGGCCGGTGTCGAGCCGGAACAGCCGCTCGCGGCGGCGCCCGTAGTCCACCGGCCGCCGGTTGTCCGGGTCGACGAGCGAGAGGCCGGTCAGCTCGCAGCCCTGGTAGACGTCCGGGACGCCCGGCATGGCGAGCTGCACGAGCTTCTGCCCCAGCGCGTTCACCCGCGCGTACGGGGCGAGCCGCCGCACGAACGACGTCATGTCCGTGACGAGGTCGGCGTCGTCCAGGACACGCCGTGCGTAGGCGAGGACGGCCTCCTCGTAGGCGGCGTCCCCGTCCACCCACGACGTGCGGGTCTTGGCCTCGCGCATCGCCTTGAGGAGGAACTCCGCCAGCCGGTCGTAGGTGAGCGGCCATGCGCCCACGAGCGTCTGCCACAGCAGGTATTCCAGGTCCGGTTCCAGCGGCGACGCATCCGGGCCCCACCAGTTCCACCACCTGACCACGGCCTGCGCCCACTCCCCCGGGAGCTCCGCCAGGACCGCCAGCCACGCGCGCACGTCCTCCTCGCGCTTGGTGTCGTGCGTGGACAGCGTGGTCATCGTCGACGGCCGGTCACGCGCCAGCCGGATGCAGTGCGCGTGGAAATCGGCCGCGTGCACGGAGAACCGGCCGGGCGCGCCGCCGACCTCGTTGAGCGCGGCCATCCGGTTCCACCGGTAGAACGCCGTGTCCTCCACGCCCTTGGCCGCCAGTGGCGCCGCCGTCTGCTGGAACCGGATGATGAACTCGGCGTCCGTGGTCTCACCCCGTCCCAACGCCAGCGACAGGACCGTCTCCAGGTCCGGATGGAGTTCTTTAGGCAGATGCCCGCGCGCGCGCCGCGCGGCCTCCTCCAGCACCTGGACGGCCTGCGGCGGCGCGTCCTCGCCTGGGACGACGTAGGCGCGGTAAACCGGCATGGCCACCAGGAGCTCCACGAGCGCGCGCTCCAGGCCCGGACGGTCCGTCCCGGCGACCCTGCGCAGGACGCGCAGCAGCCGGTCGATCTCCGGCCTCAGCCCGTGCTCGGCCGCGTGCAGGCGCCCGGCCCGCTCGACCTCCTCGAACCCGTCCGGCCCGCCGGTCAGGGAGACGTAGAGGTCGGTGAGCGGCTTCTCCCCGTCCGGGTCGACGAACAGCCCGCCGACCATGCCGAGCGAGTCGTACCCGGTGGTGCCCGCGCACGGCCAGTCCGCCGGGAGCCGCTCCTCGCCTTCGGTGATCTTCTCGACGAGCACCCAGCCGTCCGGCGCGGCCTCGGCCAGCCGCCGCAGATAGCCGCGCGGGTCGGCGAGCCCGTCGGGATGGTCGATCCGCAGGCCGTCCACCTGCCCGTCCGCGACCAGGCGGAGCAGCAGCGCGTGCGTGCGGTCGAACACCTCCGGCTCCTCCTGG carries:
- the treY gene encoding malto-oligosyltrehalose synthase, with protein sequence MFDDAPPDDALFEKALFDDVQFDDAVPDAVAEAAEPAEPVIEEPLPDDEPPEETVSEEHTAEEAVPAEDDFAAPPSGTYRLQLRGTPDGHFGFAEASALAPYLAALGVSHVYLSPILQAAPGSTHGYDVVDHARLSDELGGPEAFGAMAARFRAHGLRLLVDVVPNHMAVPERRDLNAPLAAVLAEGPSSPYARWFDVDWDAGGGRIVLPGDGEPNYRRFFDISGLIGLRQEEPEVFDRTHALLLRLVADGQVDGLRIDHPDGLADPRGYLRRLAEAAPDGWVLVEKITEGEERLPADWPCAGTTGYDSLGMVGGLFVDPDGEKPLTDLYVSLTGGPDGFEEVERAGRLHAAEHGLRPEIDRLLRVLRRVAGTDRPGLERALVELLVAMPVYRAYVVPGEDAPPQAVQVLEEAARRARGHLPKELHPDLETVLSLALGRGETTDAEFIIRFQQTAAPLAAKGVEDTAFYRWNRMAALNEVGGAPGRFSVHAADFHAHCIRLARDRPSTMTTLSTHDTKREEDVRAWLAVLAELPGEWAQAVVRWWNWWGPDASPLEPDLEYLLWQTLVGAWPLTYDRLAEFLLKAMREAKTRTSWVDGDAAYEEAVLAYARRVLDDADLVTDMTSFVRRLAPYARVNALGQKLVQLAMPGVPDVYQGCELTGLSLVDPDNRRPVDYGRRRERLFRLDTGRQPKDVDDEKLLVTSRTLRLRRSRPEWFGPGARHEPVAAHGPAAEHVVAFARGGAVAVATRLPVGLERRGGWAGTTVDVGRQGWRDVLTGATLWGPGLDAARLFAHLPVALLVPREIDR